Proteins from a genomic interval of Ralstonia wenshanensis:
- a CDS encoding metallophosphoesterase, producing the protein MEFRSMFAPVRRKRTVFTMLSLAALAAAAVIAGCGGSSSDSTPVSTATPSDAATADANIQAAWVEIGDSNQAVVRAVTSYTNSASPVDSSVCPLLTVDGTSTRMTLRVAAGTPAQRTTASAASDSKASSFPVNACEATVASTAKAASIGSRLLPLPKANPQRVVILADTGCRMKKSSNTFQSCNDPLSWPFASAAATAAKMNPDLVLHVGDYHYRENACPPDVAGCQGSPWGYGWDAWQADLFQPAAPLMAAAPWVLVRGNHEECARAGQGWYRFLDPRPYSADRSCDNPANDTAANASDPYAVALGSDTQVIVFDSAKAGTTALATTDPWFQTYQKQFSTVGTLAAKPGVMSIFTNHHPILGFVPIAGSTPLGGNAALLSVMNSLNATAYYPPGVQVALHGHVHDFQAINFTSNHPATIVAGNAGDSLDVALPDPFPAVSPASGVTVGSISHNNSFGFMVMDRQPAPAKGWLFKAYTVAGKLLTTCTQNGTSLVCDKTGFVAP; encoded by the coding sequence ATGGAATTCCGATCGATGTTCGCTCCGGTGCGACGAAAACGCACCGTGTTCACGATGCTCTCTCTTGCCGCGCTGGCCGCTGCCGCCGTGATTGCGGGCTGCGGCGGCTCGTCGTCCGATTCGACGCCGGTGTCGACGGCCACGCCCTCGGATGCGGCCACGGCTGACGCCAACATCCAGGCCGCGTGGGTGGAGATCGGCGACAGCAACCAGGCTGTCGTGCGCGCCGTCACCAGCTATACGAACAGCGCCTCGCCCGTCGACAGCTCGGTCTGCCCGCTGCTGACGGTGGACGGCACCTCCACGCGCATGACGCTGCGTGTGGCCGCCGGCACCCCCGCACAGCGCACCACGGCCAGTGCCGCCAGCGATTCGAAAGCCTCGTCCTTCCCTGTGAATGCCTGCGAAGCCACCGTGGCCTCCACGGCCAAGGCCGCGTCGATCGGCTCGCGTCTGCTGCCGCTGCCCAAGGCCAACCCGCAGCGCGTGGTGATCCTGGCGGACACCGGCTGCCGCATGAAGAAGTCGAGCAACACGTTCCAGTCGTGTAACGACCCGCTGTCGTGGCCGTTTGCCAGCGCTGCCGCCACGGCCGCCAAGATGAACCCCGACCTCGTGCTGCATGTTGGCGACTATCACTACCGCGAAAACGCCTGCCCGCCCGACGTGGCCGGCTGCCAGGGCAGCCCCTGGGGCTACGGCTGGGATGCGTGGCAGGCCGACCTGTTCCAGCCCGCCGCCCCGCTGATGGCCGCGGCCCCGTGGGTGCTGGTGCGCGGCAATCACGAGGAATGCGCCCGCGCCGGCCAGGGCTGGTATCGCTTCCTGGATCCGCGCCCGTATTCGGCCGACCGCTCGTGCGACAACCCGGCCAACGACACGGCTGCCAACGCGTCGGACCCGTACGCCGTCGCCCTCGGCAGCGATACGCAGGTCATCGTGTTCGATTCGGCCAAGGCTGGCACGACGGCATTGGCGACGACCGACCCGTGGTTCCAGACCTACCAGAAGCAGTTCAGCACGGTGGGCACGCTGGCCGCCAAGCCGGGCGTGATGTCGATCTTTACCAATCACCACCCAATCCTGGGCTTCGTGCCCATCGCAGGCAGCACGCCGCTGGGCGGCAATGCCGCGCTGCTGTCGGTCATGAACAGCCTGAACGCCACGGCGTATTACCCGCCGGGCGTCCAGGTCGCGCTCCACGGTCACGTGCATGACTTCCAGGCCATCAACTTCACCAGCAACCACCCGGCGACCATCGTTGCAGGCAACGCCGGCGATTCGCTGGACGTGGCCCTGCCCGATCCGTTCCCGGCCGTCAGCCCGGCTTCGGGCGTGACGGTTGGCAGCATCTCGCACAACAACTCGTTCGGCTTCATGGTGATGGACCGCCAGCCCGCACCCGCCAAGGGCTGGCTGTTCAAGGCCTACACCGTAGCCGGCAAGCTGCTGACGACCTGCACGCAGAACGGCACGAGCCTGGTGTGCGACAAGACGGGTTTCGTCGCACCTTGA
- a CDS encoding cytochrome-c peroxidase, whose protein sequence is MKRLSTALWVAAALFSGAAAAESIGMTPRLDAVPPPAESTAFKPDPNLVALGKRVFFDPRLSEPQGTSCAACHDPGRAFAPTLKGEALRIGVPAGSRPGHVAARNAPSLLYLRYIPHRYFFQDDDASFPSPFGGFFADGRADSIPEQIRGPLFSPDEMGNHSARDLQRKVAGTDLSQALAKQFGADAVHEPERLVGALGKALEAYFQSDELAPFTSRFDDFLRKRTPLSAAEMRGLALFRNPDKGNCASCHLMVESSSRPERSLFTDFGYDAIAVPRNPLLPANKDPRHFDVGLCQTARTLKWPEPDQWCGYFRTAGLRNVAVRQTFMHNGVFRTLRDTVAFYATRSTDPAQWYPGGKRFNDVPARYQGNINVNAVPMNRRAGTTPALTEDEIDDIVSFLRTLTDARYVALMPDPAADKARSVHTPKTGAKTVAVEHQAAPGPNTR, encoded by the coding sequence TTGAAGCGCCTGAGCACCGCGCTGTGGGTTGCCGCCGCACTCTTCTCGGGTGCGGCGGCGGCTGAATCGATCGGCATGACGCCCAGGCTGGACGCCGTGCCCCCGCCTGCGGAGTCGACCGCGTTCAAGCCGGACCCGAACCTCGTCGCGCTCGGTAAGCGGGTGTTTTTCGACCCGCGCCTGTCTGAGCCGCAAGGCACGTCGTGCGCGGCATGCCATGACCCGGGCCGCGCCTTCGCGCCCACGCTGAAGGGCGAGGCGCTGCGCATCGGTGTGCCGGCCGGCAGCCGCCCCGGGCACGTGGCGGCACGCAACGCGCCGTCGCTGCTGTATCTGCGCTACATCCCGCATCGCTACTTCTTCCAGGACGACGACGCGAGCTTTCCGTCGCCGTTCGGCGGCTTCTTTGCCGATGGCCGGGCAGATTCCATCCCCGAGCAGATCCGCGGCCCGTTGTTCAGTCCGGATGAAATGGGCAACCATTCAGCGCGCGACCTGCAGCGCAAGGTGGCCGGCACCGATCTGAGTCAGGCGTTGGCGAAGCAATTCGGCGCCGATGCGGTGCATGAGCCCGAACGCCTCGTCGGCGCGTTGGGCAAGGCGCTGGAGGCGTATTTCCAGAGCGACGAATTGGCGCCGTTCACCTCCCGCTTCGACGATTTCCTGCGCAAGCGCACGCCGCTTTCCGCCGCCGAGATGCGCGGCCTCGCCCTGTTCCGCAATCCGGACAAAGGCAACTGCGCGTCGTGCCATCTGATGGTGGAATCGTCGTCACGGCCGGAGCGATCGCTGTTTACGGATTTCGGCTACGACGCCATCGCCGTCCCGCGCAACCCGCTGCTGCCTGCCAACAAGGACCCGCGCCACTTTGACGTGGGGCTCTGCCAGACCGCCCGCACGCTCAAGTGGCCCGAGCCCGACCAATGGTGCGGCTACTTCCGCACGGCGGGCCTGCGCAACGTGGCGGTGCGCCAGACGTTCATGCACAACGGTGTTTTCCGTACGCTGCGCGACACCGTGGCGTTTTATGCCACGCGCTCGACCGACCCCGCGCAGTGGTACCCCGGCGGCAAGCGTTTCAACGACGTGCCCGCCAGATACCAGGGCAACATCAACGTGAATGCCGTGCCGATGAACCGCCGCGCCGGCACCACGCCTGCGCTGACGGAAGATGAGATCGACGACATCGTGTCGTTCCTGCGCACGCTCACCGATGCGCGTTATGTGGCGCTGATGCCCGATCCTGCGGCCGACAAGGCGCGCTCTGTGCATACGCCCAAGACAGGAGCCAAAACGGTTGCCGTAGAGCACCAAGCCGCCCCCGGCCCCAATACGCGGTAA
- a CDS encoding DUF192 domain-containing protein, protein MTTLSRYFAALSLAVAATGALAQTPTAPNTGLPVVDLTIGMYKVKAEVAATPQTRETGLMFRKTMPDTAGMLFVFDESAGHCFWMKNTDLPLSIAFITDDGTISDIAEMKPQTEDNHCPTRAGSYALEMNKGWFARKGIKPGMKVGGLPR, encoded by the coding sequence ATGACCACCCTGTCCCGCTACTTTGCCGCTCTGTCGCTGGCCGTTGCCGCCACCGGTGCGCTCGCCCAGACGCCCACCGCCCCCAATACCGGCCTGCCCGTGGTCGACCTGACCATCGGCATGTACAAGGTCAAAGCCGAAGTAGCGGCCACCCCGCAAACGCGCGAGACCGGCCTGATGTTCCGCAAGACCATGCCCGACACCGCCGGCATGCTGTTCGTGTTTGATGAATCCGCGGGCCACTGCTTCTGGATGAAGAACACCGACCTGCCGCTGTCCATCGCCTTCATCACCGACGACGGCACCATCTCCGACATTGCCGAGATGAAGCCGCAGACCGAAGACAACCACTGCCCAACCCGGGCAGGCAGCTACGCGCTGGAAATGAACAAGGGCTGGTTTGCACGCAAGGGCATCAAGCCCGGCATGAAGGTGGGCGGGCTGCCCCGCTAA
- a CDS encoding MBL fold metallo-hydrolase codes for MHAFDNNRRRWMRQAGALAVGAGAACASLPLSALAADAPKKGTRLILLGTAGGPTPKKNRSAPAQVIVINGVSYVVDCGNGVARQYVTAGLKLKDIRHVFITHQHSDHNADYGTLMLLAWATDLTGPVDAWGPPPLAAMTTKFLELYDYDIRTRIADEGRPPLAPMLHPHELTEGGLVMQDANVKVTSALVKHPPVSPAFAFRFDSADRSIVISGDTAPSENLVRLAYGADVLVHEVMHLPSLDKLLSTEPNAKTLREHLLASHTSTEEVGRIATEAKVKTLVLSHFVPGGYPFLEDSVWLDAVRPHFKGEIIVGHDLQEI; via the coding sequence ATGCACGCTTTCGACAACAACCGTCGCCGCTGGATGCGGCAGGCCGGCGCGCTGGCCGTGGGTGCGGGCGCGGCGTGCGCAAGTTTGCCGTTGAGCGCTTTGGCTGCCGATGCGCCCAAGAAGGGCACGCGGTTGATCCTGCTGGGCACGGCGGGCGGGCCGACGCCCAAGAAGAATCGCTCGGCCCCGGCGCAGGTGATCGTCATCAACGGCGTGTCGTACGTGGTCGATTGCGGGAACGGTGTCGCACGCCAATACGTGACGGCGGGCCTCAAGCTCAAGGACATCCGCCACGTCTTCATCACGCATCAGCACTCCGACCACAACGCCGACTACGGCACGCTGATGCTGCTGGCGTGGGCCACCGACCTGACCGGCCCCGTCGATGCGTGGGGCCCGCCCCCGCTGGCCGCGATGACGACCAAGTTCCTTGAGCTGTACGACTACGACATCCGCACCCGCATTGCCGACGAAGGTCGCCCGCCGCTGGCGCCGATGCTTCATCCGCACGAGCTGACCGAAGGCGGACTGGTCATGCAGGATGCCAACGTGAAGGTGACTAGCGCGCTGGTCAAGCACCCGCCGGTGTCGCCGGCATTTGCGTTTCGTTTCGATTCGGCAGACCGCTCCATCGTCATCTCCGGCGATACGGCGCCGAGCGAAAACCTCGTGCGCCTGGCGTACGGCGCCGACGTGCTCGTCCATGAGGTGATGCATCTGCCGTCGCTGGATAAGCTGCTGTCTACCGAGCCCAACGCCAAGACGCTGCGCGAGCATTTGCTGGCGAGCCACACCTCCACCGAAGAGGTCGGCCGCATTGCCACCGAGGCCAAGGTGAAGACGCTGGTGCTGTCGCACTTCGTGCCCGGCGGCTATCCGTTCCTGGAAGATTCAGTCTGGCTCGATGCCGTGCGCCCTCACTTCAAGGGCGAGATCATCGTCGGGCACGATCTGCAGGAAATTTAA
- a CDS encoding MliC family protein, which produces MRRFATAVMFGLALGAGVFSGVATAQQSPVPGMSSDDLNTALDFAKAGLNKAIDQARAYSALPIKDPHDVRYTCEGGKTLLVKYMTVGDTPLAAMTLNGKTLVFANVMAASGARYASGQYVWWTKGPTGFLADETLPGSRNQLYRDCSEATSGRP; this is translated from the coding sequence ATGCGTCGTTTTGCAACTGCAGTGATGTTTGGGCTGGCGCTGGGCGCCGGCGTCTTCAGCGGCGTCGCCACCGCGCAGCAGTCGCCGGTGCCCGGCATGTCGTCCGACGATCTGAACACGGCGCTCGACTTTGCCAAGGCCGGCCTCAACAAGGCGATCGACCAGGCGCGTGCGTATTCCGCGCTGCCGATCAAGGACCCGCACGACGTGCGCTACACGTGCGAGGGCGGCAAGACGCTCCTCGTGAAATACATGACGGTTGGCGATACCCCGCTGGCGGCCATGACACTCAATGGCAAGACGCTCGTGTTTGCCAACGTGATGGCCGCTTCGGGGGCGCGCTATGCGTCGGGCCAGTATGTGTGGTGGACGAAGGGCCCCACCGGCTTCCTCGCCGACGAGACCCTGCCCGGCAGCCGCAATCAGCTCTACCGCGATTGCAGCGAAGCGACCAGCGGCCGGCCTTAA
- a CDS encoding LysR family transcriptional regulator: MRLRQIEVFRAVMLVGTVSEAARMLNVSQPVVTRVLQHTELQLGFRLFDRTKGRLQPTAEAFELFGEVERLYQEVERVRRVSANLRHKGAGRLRVAATPSLAPSILAPAVRRFSQRHPDTLVRVFTHHTAEIVQGLLSQDIDVGFAFAPPVHPAISTTPVAQGRILLAAPRAWVGGKTDGRALHKLVAEKPFIGLEDQISLGSLVGQTLARGGLAPQSTLEVQTYSLARSLVEESLGVTMLDQFTAATGSMERIALFALEPAQTFDVRAMRAEHHAPSSLADSLVQCFAEAARALSDELPQRVEPTAFVLKPTEPDSDAAD; the protein is encoded by the coding sequence ATGCGTCTGCGCCAGATTGAAGTCTTCCGCGCCGTGATGCTGGTCGGGACCGTCAGCGAGGCGGCGCGCATGCTGAACGTGTCGCAACCCGTGGTGACGCGCGTGCTGCAGCACACCGAACTGCAACTCGGTTTCCGCCTGTTCGACCGCACCAAAGGGCGCCTGCAGCCCACCGCCGAGGCGTTCGAATTGTTCGGCGAAGTCGAGCGGCTGTACCAGGAGGTCGAGCGCGTGCGGCGCGTGTCGGCCAATCTGCGCCACAAGGGGGCGGGGCGCTTGCGCGTGGCGGCAACGCCCAGCTTGGCCCCGAGCATCCTGGCGCCTGCCGTGCGGCGTTTCTCTCAGCGCCATCCCGATACGCTGGTGCGCGTGTTCACGCATCACACGGCCGAGATCGTGCAGGGCTTGCTCTCGCAGGACATCGACGTCGGCTTCGCCTTTGCGCCGCCCGTGCATCCGGCCATCAGCACCACGCCCGTCGCGCAGGGCCGCATCCTGCTGGCCGCGCCGCGCGCCTGGGTAGGCGGCAAGACGGATGGGCGCGCGCTGCACAAGCTCGTTGCCGAGAAGCCGTTCATCGGACTGGAAGACCAGATTTCGCTCGGATCGCTGGTCGGGCAGACGCTGGCGCGCGGCGGGCTGGCGCCGCAGTCGACGCTGGAAGTGCAGACGTATTCGTTGGCGCGTTCGCTGGTGGAGGAGTCGCTCGGCGTGACGATGCTTGATCAGTTCACTGCCGCCACCGGCAGCATGGAGCGCATCGCGCTGTTCGCGCTGGAGCCGGCGCAGACGTTTGACGTGCGTGCCATGCGTGCCGAGCATCACGCGCCGTCATCGTTGGCGGATAGCCTGGTGCAGTGCTTTGCCGAGGCCGCGCGCGCGCTGTCCGATGAACTCCCGCAGCGCGTCGAACCGACCGCATTTGTGCTCAAGCCCACCGAACCTGACAGCGACGCGGCAGACTAA
- a CDS encoding LysR family transcriptional regulator encodes MEWNDWETFCRVVEAGSFTAAAEALGIPKSTASAAVSRLEAALGVRLMTRTTRQLRLTEAGSQFYDDIAPLFERLREVHADTTAASETVAGTLRIAAPYEVGAQHLTEPVCRTLEKYPHLQIQVHISWEQPDLLASGYDIVFVMVDQMLPDSSLVARRVVLIPRGLYASPAMLAERPPLKTPADLAGWPCLSGPDDASWAFRPVGQPAMEPIEVPIQPRLQTLNAEMRARAAVRGLGVARMARSVGDTEVAAGRLVRVLPDFELTALRVYALMPARKLVPRKVRVFLDALEAEGVSATPAPA; translated from the coding sequence ATGGAGTGGAACGACTGGGAAACCTTCTGCCGCGTGGTGGAGGCCGGCAGCTTCACCGCCGCCGCCGAGGCGCTGGGCATTCCCAAATCGACCGCCAGCGCCGCCGTATCAAGGCTGGAAGCAGCGCTGGGCGTGCGGCTCATGACGCGCACGACGCGCCAGTTGCGGCTGACCGAAGCGGGCTCGCAGTTCTACGACGACATCGCGCCGTTGTTCGAACGCCTGCGCGAAGTGCACGCCGACACCACAGCAGCCAGCGAAACCGTGGCCGGCACGCTGCGCATCGCCGCGCCGTACGAAGTCGGCGCGCAGCACCTGACTGAACCGGTGTGCCGCACGCTCGAGAAGTATCCGCATCTGCAAATCCAGGTGCACATCTCGTGGGAGCAGCCCGACCTGCTGGCTAGCGGCTACGACATCGTCTTCGTGATGGTCGACCAGATGCTGCCGGATTCGTCGCTCGTGGCGCGTCGTGTGGTGCTGATCCCGCGCGGTTTGTATGCGTCGCCGGCCATGTTGGCGGAACGCCCGCCGCTCAAGACACCCGCCGATCTGGCCGGCTGGCCCTGCCTGTCCGGCCCCGACGACGCAAGCTGGGCCTTCCGCCCCGTCGGCCAGCCCGCAATGGAGCCAATCGAAGTCCCGATCCAGCCGCGCCTGCAGACCTTGAATGCCGAAATGCGCGCCCGGGCCGCCGTGCGTGGCCTGGGTGTGGCGCGCATGGCGCGCTCCGTGGGTGATACGGAAGTCGCGGCCGGTCGGCTCGTGCGCGTGCTGCCCGATTTCGAACTGACCGCGCTGCGCGTCTATGCGCTGATGCCTGCGCGCAAGCTGGTGCCGCGCAAGGTGCGCGTGTTTCTGGATGCGCTGGAAGCAGAGGGCGTTTCCGCCACACCGGCCCCTGCCTAG
- a CDS encoding MFS transporter, which yields MSLQILKPASLRAFPHFSSARVHAFGLALGLSTGLDFVSSQMFAVAGQHIQGGVHASPEAYLYAVTAYAVAAVVANLAIGRIAAHVGYRMYSLVGIVLFAIGCMVCAQSNNIGELVIGRTIQGLGAGGLFSASRILVQLTAEPDERIPPMLMFSVGLFGLTTLAPWICAEVLEYSEWRVIFWIELALAGVAWMAMFFLPPEHHQPRTRAARRPDEAPPEDSQWDWVGVGAMAIGALSFLMGLSELRYSRLTASPLIPLLLLGGTASLLLAIHRLRTHPDPWLDLSRLNGRRYLWGIGFYGVYYLMSGYWSYLFPAVSQGGLGFTFRTTTLFLMISGAVSTVVAVVMTIWLPFFFRKRRFIAIGFAVYAAAALLLATSLMPGAPDYAFFPVSILEGITPGAVMIQVAMMTYLDLDREDFAHGYQMKNIARQFATAVGTGLAAVSLQTQQAESRSLIVAHVTRFTADLQAANPLTPERLVSLSAEIDRQATLLAGTQLFSWFAVACGVFAVLVLVQRSLR from the coding sequence ATGTCGCTGCAAATCCTCAAACCCGCGTCACTGCGGGCGTTCCCCCACTTCTCTTCTGCACGCGTCCACGCTTTTGGGCTGGCGTTGGGCCTCTCCACAGGCCTCGATTTTGTCTCGTCGCAAATGTTCGCCGTGGCGGGCCAGCACATCCAGGGCGGTGTGCATGCGAGCCCCGAGGCCTATCTGTACGCCGTCACAGCGTATGCCGTGGCGGCCGTGGTCGCCAACCTCGCCATTGGCCGCATTGCGGCGCACGTTGGCTACCGGATGTACTCGCTGGTGGGCATCGTGCTGTTTGCCATCGGCTGCATGGTGTGTGCGCAATCCAACAATATCGGCGAACTCGTCATCGGGCGGACCATCCAGGGCCTGGGCGCGGGCGGCTTGTTTTCGGCGTCGCGCATCCTGGTGCAACTCACAGCCGAGCCCGACGAGCGCATTCCACCGATGCTGATGTTCAGCGTCGGCCTGTTCGGACTGACCACGCTTGCGCCGTGGATCTGCGCCGAGGTGCTGGAGTACAGCGAATGGCGCGTGATTTTCTGGATCGAACTGGCGCTGGCCGGTGTGGCCTGGATGGCGATGTTCTTCCTGCCGCCCGAGCACCATCAACCGCGCACACGCGCCGCACGCCGCCCCGATGAAGCGCCACCCGAAGACAGCCAGTGGGATTGGGTTGGCGTGGGCGCCATGGCCATCGGCGCGCTGTCGTTCCTGATGGGCCTGTCGGAGCTGCGCTACAGCCGCCTGACGGCCTCGCCGTTGATTCCGCTGTTGTTGCTGGGCGGTACGGCTTCGCTGCTGCTGGCCATCCATCGCCTGCGCACGCACCCCGATCCGTGGCTCGATCTCTCGCGCCTGAATGGTCGCCGTTACCTGTGGGGCATCGGCTTCTACGGCGTCTATTACCTGATGAGCGGGTACTGGTCGTACCTGTTTCCGGCGGTGTCGCAAGGCGGCCTGGGCTTCACGTTCCGCACCACCACGCTGTTCTTGATGATCAGCGGGGCAGTGTCGACGGTGGTGGCCGTCGTTATGACGATTTGGTTGCCGTTCTTCTTCCGCAAGCGCCGCTTCATCGCCATCGGCTTTGCCGTGTATGCGGCAGCGGCGCTGCTGCTGGCGACAAGCCTGATGCCAGGCGCACCCGACTATGCGTTCTTCCCCGTGTCGATTCTGGAAGGCATCACGCCGGGTGCAGTGATGATTCAGGTGGCGATGATGACCTACCTCGATCTGGACCGCGAAGACTTCGCGCACGGCTACCAGATGAAGAACATCGCGCGCCAGTTTGCGACGGCGGTTGGCACAGGCTTGGCGGCTGTGTCGCTGCAGACGCAGCAGGCGGAATCGCGCTCGCTGATCGTCGCGCATGTCACGCGCTTCACGGCAGACCTGCAGGCCGCCAACCCGCTCACGCCGGAGCGCCTGGTGAGCCTGTCCGCCGAAATTGATCGGCAAGCCACGCTGCTGGCCGGCACGCAGCTGTTCAGTTGGTTTGCCGTGGCATGCGGTGTGTTTGCCGTGCTGGTGCTGGTGCAGCGGTCGTTGCGTTGA
- a CDS encoding DoxX family protein, which translates to MDAIIQRWRDELILLARILMMVLFVMSGWGKLTGFQGTVGYMASTGAPMPMVAAAVAVVMEFGVGIALLIGLWTRPLAILMALFVLGTSFIAHSYWDMQGAMEAANKIQFYKNLSIMGGLFLLAAVGPGKYAVQKS; encoded by the coding sequence ATGGACGCAATCATTCAACGCTGGCGCGACGAGTTGATCCTGCTCGCTCGCATTCTGATGATGGTGCTGTTCGTCATGTCCGGATGGGGCAAGCTGACCGGTTTCCAGGGCACGGTCGGCTACATGGCCAGCACGGGCGCCCCCATGCCGATGGTGGCCGCTGCGGTGGCTGTCGTCATGGAGTTCGGCGTCGGCATCGCCTTGCTCATCGGGCTGTGGACGCGGCCGCTGGCCATTCTGATGGCGCTGTTCGTGCTCGGCACGTCGTTCATCGCCCATTCCTACTGGGATATGCAAGGCGCCATGGAGGCCGCCAACAAGATCCAGTTCTACAAGAACCTGAGCATCATGGGCGGGCTGTTTCTGCTGGCTGCTGTGGGGCCGGGCAAGTACGCGGTGCAGAAGTCGTAG
- a CDS encoding LysR family transcriptional regulator: protein MSTVRFLRTFVAVARHGSFAAAAERVALTQAAVSLQMRALEAELRRDLFDRSGRTVTLNAHGRALLPQAEHLLALYDAMRVGDEPQTELSGAVAIGAVVSVMGSLAHAVAGLKQVHKGLDVKLITGKSGELAEQVEAGELDGALVVEHLERLPANLAWHPLYTEPLVVVAGRHTRGRAEEVLRTHPFLRFDRAVRTGALIDRALRKTHMAVNEFIEVNSIEAIVELVRQQVGVTLVPRLRRASWESDPALRVLPMPPQTPVRAVGMIERKEHVRHGVIQAVLDALETTLGNPSA from the coding sequence GTGAGTACCGTCCGCTTCCTCCGCACCTTTGTTGCCGTGGCACGCCATGGCTCGTTTGCCGCCGCCGCCGAGCGCGTTGCGCTGACGCAGGCCGCAGTTAGCCTGCAGATGCGTGCGCTCGAAGCCGAACTGCGCCGCGATCTGTTCGACCGGTCGGGGCGCACCGTCACACTGAATGCGCATGGCCGCGCGCTGTTGCCGCAAGCCGAACACCTGCTGGCGCTGTACGACGCCATGCGTGTCGGAGACGAACCGCAGACGGAGCTGTCCGGCGCCGTGGCGATTGGCGCAGTGGTGTCGGTGATGGGGTCGCTGGCACATGCGGTGGCGGGGCTCAAGCAGGTGCACAAGGGGCTGGACGTCAAGCTGATCACCGGGAAATCGGGCGAGCTGGCCGAGCAGGTGGAAGCGGGCGAGCTGGATGGCGCGCTGGTGGTCGAACACCTGGAGCGCCTGCCGGCCAACCTCGCGTGGCATCCGCTCTATACCGAACCGCTGGTGGTGGTGGCGGGCCGTCATACGCGCGGCCGCGCCGAAGAAGTCCTGCGCACCCATCCATTCCTGCGCTTCGACCGCGCGGTGCGCACGGGGGCGCTCATCGACCGGGCCCTGCGTAAGACGCACATGGCGGTCAACGAATTCATCGAGGTCAATTCAATCGAGGCGATTGTCGAGCTGGTGCGCCAGCAGGTGGGTGTGACGCTGGTGCCGCGCCTGCGCCGCGCAAGCTGGGAGAGCGACCCCGCCCTGCGCGTGCTGCCCATGCCGCCGCAGACGCCGGTGCGCGCTGTCGGGATGATCGAGCGGAAAGAACACGTGCGACACGGTGTGATTCAGGCGGTACTCGATGCGCTCGAAACCACACTTGGCAATCCCAGCGCCTAG